The Amblyomma americanum isolate KBUSLIRL-KWMA chromosome 3, ASM5285725v1, whole genome shotgun sequence genome window below encodes:
- the LOC144123677 gene encoding uncharacterized protein LOC144123677: MPLPRKMPGSQKKIDNFFVPAQKRLFLGIEGSQAGNDSHESQPADRAIGATSINENPAEVVLDGEPSITTDLDRTTSNSGACAPVETARRDDSPQDVRSLPPKGYKFPSNQTGRSCLWQQ, translated from the exons ATGCCGTTGCCTCGGAAGATGCCGGGGTCTCAAAAGAAGATCGACAACTTCTTCGTGCCGGCACAGAAGCGTTTATTCCTTGGAATTGAGGGTTCACAAG CGGGAAACGATTCTCACGAAAGTCAGCCAGCTGACCGTGCGATAGGAGCAACAAGTATTAACG AGAACCCAGCAGAGGTTGTACTAGATGGAGAGCCCTCCATCACAACAGACTTGGACCGGACTACATCGAATTCCGGCGCCTGCGCTCCGGTGGAAACCGCAAGACGCGACGACTCGCCCCAGGATGTCCGATCACTGCCTCCCAAGGGCTACAAATTTCCAAGCAACCAAACCGGAAGGTCCT gcctttggcagcagtga